The DNA sequence GAGGGAAAGCTGTAAGGCCATCCTGCCGCAAAGCAATGGCCCAAAAGGCTGTTCAGCGGGATGGCATCAGCATCCGTCTAGCCTGTGCGACCTTCGGCATTAGTGAGACTTGCTACCGCTATCAGGCAAAGCTCTCATGTGAGAACCAACAGATTGCAGGCTGGCTATTAAGTTTGACAGAGGCCCACAGACGCTGGGGGTTTGGCTTGTGTTTCCTTTACCTGCGGAATGTAAAAGGTTTTCCCTGGAATCATAAGCGGGTTTACCGTATTTATCGGGAGCTGGAGCTAAATTTACGAATAAAGCCCAAACGACTTATCAAACGCGACCATCCTGGCGAACTTGATGTGCCCACAGCGCCTAATCAGGTCTGGTCGATGGACTTTATGAGCGATGGGCTAATTGATGGTCGCTCATTGCGTACGTTCAATGTACTGGACGACTACAATCGTGAGGGCTTAGGCATTGAGGTTGACCTCTCTTTGCCAAGCAGCAGAGTGATACGAAGCCTTGAGCAGATTATTGAATGGCGAGGGAAGCCAATGGCGATACGTTGTGATAACGGCCCGGAGTATATCTCTCAGAAGCTAATTGACTGGGCAACCGAGCAACGTATTACTCTGCTATACATCCAACCTGGCAAGCCAACTCAGAATGCGTACATAGAGCGATTTAACCGAACCGTTCGGCATGAATGGTTGGATATGCACCAGTTCGAGAACGTTGCTCATGCCCAGCTATTGGCCACCCAATGGTTATGGCAATACAATAACGAAAGACCAAATACCGCCATTGGCGGTGTGCCGCCAAGGCAATTAATGTTGGCGGCTTAATCCTCTACTAAAAAGCTCGGTTATAAATGGGGGGATTACACCAACATCCATCTAGATCAGAT is a window from the Porticoccaceae bacterium LTM1 genome containing:
- a CDS encoding IS3 family transposase (programmed frameshift), whose amino-acid sequence is MKKSKFSDHQILAILKQHEAGVSVAELAREHGVSTALIYQWRSKYGGMDAALMKRLKELEAENARLKKMYAEERIKAELRQEALEGKPVRPSCRKAMAQKAVQRDGISIRLACATFGISETCYRYQAKLSCENQQIAGWLLSLTEAHRRWGFGLCFLYLRNVKGFPWNHKRVYRIYRELELNLRIKPKRLIKRDHPGELDVPTAPNQVWSMDFMSDGLIDGRSLRTFNVLDDYNREGLGIEVDLSLPSSRVIRSLEQIIEWRGKPMAIRCDNGPEYISQKLIDWATEQRITLLYIQPGKPTQNAYIERFNRTVRHEWLDMHQFENVAHAQLLATQWLWQYNNERPNTAIGGVPPRQLMLAA